Proteins encoded within one genomic window of Ideonella dechloratans:
- a CDS encoding TolC family outer membrane protein, whose translation MPTSRSLFRPSARLAPLALAALCLAGTARAQSLQELYEAARSYDATYLAARAQSEAAEYQAAQTYALQRPSVALTASANRDINETPYSNVTRTASTTTPVTVSAQQSLFNRPNSLTIDQADKTVEVAKTQLQAAEQDLIVRLSQAYFDVLGAADTLATVQANKKAISEQLASAKRNFEVGTATITDTREAQASYDLVVAQELAADNDLRVKQLALEQLVGRTGIKPWPLAKPVALPPLMPADLNTWLSTAEDRSPSIAQARLALDIAKLETEKARAGHLPTLALTGSYTKGRVDIDTDPTAHLSGTNTNKSIGVTLSVPLFSGFATQNRIQETLKLEDKAVNDLEGTRRSIAQGTRSAFLGVQSGLAQVKAYEAAEASNKLSLEATQLGYKVGVRVNLDVLTAQTQLFNTEQQLSKARYDVIMGDLKLRQVTGQLNESDIQRVNGLLAR comes from the coding sequence ATGCCGACTTCGCGCTCCCTGTTCCGCCCGAGTGCCCGCCTCGCCCCCCTGGCGCTGGCCGCGCTCTGCCTTGCGGGAACTGCCCGGGCCCAGAGCCTGCAGGAGCTCTACGAAGCAGCACGGTCCTACGACGCCACCTACCTGGCGGCCCGCGCCCAGTCCGAAGCAGCCGAGTACCAGGCCGCCCAGACCTACGCCCTGCAGCGCCCCAGCGTCGCGCTGACGGCCTCGGCCAACCGGGACATCAACGAAACCCCCTACAGCAATGTCACCCGGACTGCGAGCACCACCACGCCGGTGACGGTGTCTGCGCAGCAAAGCCTGTTCAACCGGCCCAACAGCCTGACCATCGACCAGGCCGACAAGACGGTCGAGGTGGCCAAGACCCAGCTGCAGGCCGCCGAGCAGGACCTGATCGTGCGCCTCTCGCAGGCGTACTTCGACGTGCTGGGGGCCGCGGACACCCTGGCGACCGTGCAGGCCAACAAAAAGGCCATCTCGGAGCAGCTGGCCTCGGCCAAGCGCAATTTCGAAGTGGGCACGGCCACCATCACCGACACCCGCGAGGCCCAGGCCAGCTACGACCTGGTGGTGGCCCAGGAACTGGCCGCCGACAACGATCTGCGCGTCAAGCAACTGGCCCTGGAGCAACTGGTGGGCCGCACGGGCATCAAGCCCTGGCCGCTGGCCAAGCCGGTGGCGCTGCCGCCGCTGATGCCGGCCGACCTGAACACCTGGCTGAGCACCGCCGAGGACCGCAGCCCGAGCATCGCCCAGGCCCGCTTGGCGTTGGACATCGCCAAGCTGGAGACCGAGAAGGCGCGCGCCGGCCACCTGCCCACGCTGGCACTGACAGGCAGCTACACCAAGGGCCGTGTGGACATCGACACCGACCCGACCGCCCACCTGTCGGGCACCAACACCAACAAGAGCATCGGCGTGACACTGTCGGTGCCGCTGTTCAGCGGCTTCGCCACCCAGAACCGCATCCAGGAAACGCTGAAGCTGGAAGACAAGGCCGTCAACGACCTCGAGGGAACCCGCCGCAGCATCGCGCAGGGCACCCGCTCGGCCTTCCTGGGCGTGCAAAGTGGCCTGGCACAGGTCAAGGCCTACGAGGCGGCCGAGGCCTCGAACAAGCTGTCGCTGGAAGCCACACAGCTGGGCTACAAGGTGGGTGTGCGGGTCAACCTGGACGTGCTGACCGCCCAGACCCAGCTGTTCAACACCGAGCAGCAGCTCTCCAAGGCCCGCTACGACGTGATCATGGGCGACCTGAAGCTGCGCCAGGTCACCGGCCAGCTCAACGAATCCGACATCCAGCGCGTGAACGGCCTGCTGGCCCGCTGA
- a CDS encoding rhodanese-like domain-containing protein has product MNRLHVQDLIPFTQAHAGVVLLDVREPWEVALAPLSVDGARTMSMPMGDVPARCSELDPQQPVVCFCHHGMRSAQVVAFLMHQGHRAVYNLEGGTDAWARQVDPAMPRY; this is encoded by the coding sequence ATGAACCGGCTGCACGTCCAGGATCTGATTCCCTTCACCCAGGCCCATGCGGGCGTGGTGTTGCTGGACGTGCGTGAGCCGTGGGAGGTGGCACTGGCCCCTCTGTCGGTGGATGGCGCCAGGACGATGTCCATGCCCATGGGCGACGTTCCGGCGCGCTGCTCGGAGCTGGACCCGCAGCAGCCTGTCGTCTGTTTTTGCCATCACGGCATGCGCAGCGCGCAGGTCGTCGCATTCCTGATGCACCAAGGCCACCGCGCTGTGTACAACCTGGAGGGTGGCACCGACGCCTGGGCCCGCCAGGTCGACCCGGCGATGCCACGCTACTGA
- a CDS encoding protein-L-isoaspartate O-methyltransferase family protein encodes MNIEQARFNMIEQQIRPWDVLDPAVLSLLAAVKREDFVPAAYRALAFVDTEVPLPGGQCMLAPRVEARLLQEAKVQRHETVLEVGAGSGFMAALLGHRAQRVITLENRPELARMASENLRRAGLSNVSVREADGREGLAAEGPFDVIVLSGSVAQVPQALLDQLKVGGRLITIEGAEPVMRAVLYTRQSDKALSKVELFDTVAQRLDGFAEPTRFHF; translated from the coding sequence ATGAACATCGAACAAGCCCGCTTCAACATGATCGAACAGCAGATCCGCCCCTGGGATGTGCTGGATCCTGCCGTGCTCTCGCTGCTGGCTGCCGTCAAGCGCGAGGACTTCGTCCCCGCCGCCTACCGCGCCCTGGCCTTCGTGGACACCGAAGTGCCGCTGCCGGGCGGCCAGTGCATGCTGGCTCCGCGGGTCGAGGCCCGCCTGCTGCAGGAAGCCAAGGTGCAGCGCCACGAAACCGTGCTGGAAGTCGGTGCCGGCTCGGGCTTCATGGCCGCACTGCTGGGTCACCGCGCCCAGCGCGTGATCACGCTGGAGAACCGGCCCGAACTGGCCCGGATGGCCAGCGAGAACCTGCGCCGCGCCGGTCTGTCCAACGTGTCCGTGCGCGAGGCCGATGGCCGCGAAGGTCTGGCCGCCGAGGGCCCCTTCGACGTGATCGTGCTCTCGGGCTCCGTGGCCCAGGTGCCGCAAGCCCTGCTCGACCAGCTCAAGGTCGGCGGCCGGCTGATCACCATCGAAGGTGCCGAGCCGGTGATGCGCGCCGTGCTCTACACCCGCCAATCCGACAAGGCGCTGTCCAAGGTCGAGCTGTTCGACACCGTGGCGCAGCGACTCGACGGCTTTGCCGAACCCACGCGCTTCCACTTCTGA
- a CDS encoding TetR/AcrR family transcriptional regulator → MGIEFAASAASINDQRVISLMSVHSSRQRRKDARPQELLEAALSLFVEKGFAATRSEEVAQRAGVSKGTLYLYYPSKEELLKAVVRSTLAVEVAEGARLLDEHQGSATEALLGPLVDWWIRVYNSPASGVFKLLLTEMCNFPELAEFYAQEVLEPGMGVMARLLMQGVERGEFRPLDIEMAVHSIAMPFVMMCVHKHSLGACGFKDIQPEAFMRGHMHLLLSGFQAAAAPGAGHLRGHKAT, encoded by the coding sequence ATGGGTATTGAGTTCGCCGCATCGGCTGCTAGTATTAATGACCAACGGGTCATTAGTCTGATGTCGGTTCACAGTTCTCGCCAGCGCCGCAAGGATGCCCGCCCCCAGGAATTGCTGGAGGCGGCGCTGTCCCTGTTCGTCGAAAAAGGCTTTGCGGCCACCCGGTCCGAAGAGGTCGCCCAGCGCGCCGGCGTGTCCAAGGGCACGCTGTACCTCTACTACCCCAGCAAGGAGGAACTGCTCAAGGCCGTGGTGCGCTCGACCTTGGCGGTCGAGGTGGCCGAGGGAGCGCGCCTGCTGGATGAGCACCAGGGCTCCGCCACGGAGGCGTTGCTGGGGCCGCTGGTGGACTGGTGGATCCGCGTCTACAACAGCCCGGCCTCCGGCGTGTTCAAGCTCCTGCTGACGGAGATGTGCAACTTTCCGGAGCTGGCCGAGTTCTATGCCCAGGAAGTGCTCGAGCCGGGCATGGGCGTGATGGCGCGACTGCTGATGCAGGGCGTGGAGCGCGGGGAGTTTCGTCCTTTGGACATCGAGATGGCCGTGCACTCCATCGCCATGCCCTTCGTGATGATGTGCGTGCACAAGCACTCCCTCGGGGCATGCGGCTTCAAGGACATTCAGCCCGAAGCCTTCATGAGAGGGCACATGCATCTGCTGCTGAGCGGCTTTCAGGCGGCAGCAGCACCTGGCGCCGGACATCTGAGAGGCCACAAAGCCACCTAG
- a CDS encoding undecaprenyl-diphosphate phosphatase has translation MDFLLLKAAIMGVVEGLTEFLPISSTGHLILAGSLLGFADAKAKVFEIAIQSGAILAVVLVYWRRLSDAVTGLATQASARRFVLNVLIGFLPAAVLGLLVYKVIKGYLFNAPVVAASFIIGGLIILWAERRASPRVRIQSVDEMTWVDALKVGLVQCLGMIPGTSRSGSTIIGGMLLGLSRQAATDFSFFLAIPTLIGAGAYSLWKERALLSMADLPLFGVGFFVSFLSAWVCVRWLLHYVASHTFIPFAWYRIGFGVVVLLTAWTGWVAWAD, from the coding sequence TTGGACTTCCTGCTGCTCAAGGCCGCCATCATGGGGGTGGTTGAAGGTCTGACCGAATTCCTGCCCATCTCCTCCACTGGACATCTGATCCTCGCGGGTTCTCTGCTGGGCTTCGCGGATGCCAAGGCCAAGGTCTTCGAGATCGCGATCCAATCGGGCGCCATCCTGGCGGTGGTGCTGGTGTACTGGCGCCGTCTGAGCGACGCGGTGACCGGCCTGGCCACCCAGGCCTCCGCCCGGCGCTTCGTGCTCAATGTGCTGATCGGCTTCCTGCCGGCCGCCGTGCTGGGCCTGTTGGTCTACAAGGTGATCAAGGGCTATCTCTTCAATGCCCCCGTGGTGGCGGCCTCGTTCATCATTGGCGGGCTGATCATCCTGTGGGCCGAGCGGCGGGCTTCGCCCCGGGTGCGCATCCAGTCGGTGGACGAAATGACCTGGGTGGATGCGCTGAAGGTCGGGCTGGTCCAGTGCCTGGGCATGATCCCGGGCACCAGCCGATCCGGTTCCACCATCATCGGGGGCATGCTGCTGGGCCTGTCGCGCCAAGCGGCCACGGATTTCAGCTTCTTCCTGGCCATTCCCACCCTGATCGGCGCCGGGGCCTACAGCCTGTGGAAGGAGAGGGCGCTGCTGAGCATGGCCGATCTGCCGCTCTTCGGCGTAGGCTTCTTCGTGTCCTTCCTGAGCGCCTGGGTCTGTGTGCGCTGGCTGCTCCACTACGTGGCCAGCCACACCTTCATCCCCTTCGCCTGGTATCGCATCGGGTTCGGCGTGGTGGTGCTGCTCACCGCCTGGACCGGCTGGGTGGCGTGGGCCGACTGA
- the trmB gene encoding tRNA (guanosine(46)-N7)-methyltransferase TrmB, which translates to MTHDTPLPEEAPTDDDLSAAGGEAAGAPHRRIRSFVLRAGRMGTGQQRALEELGPQYLVPYAAQPLDAVGLFGRDAPLIVEIGFGMGHATAQIAAARRDTDFLGIEVHTPGVGALLKRIGEEGLSNLRIVQHDAVEVLEHMIAPDSLAGVHVFFPDPWHKKKHNKRRLIQPPFVALLASRLKPGGILHCATDWQPYAEQMLEVLGGEPRLRNTAAGYAPRPDYRPLTKFENRGIRLGHGVWDLVFERQTIA; encoded by the coding sequence ATGACCCACGACACACCGCTGCCCGAAGAGGCTCCCACCGACGATGACCTGTCCGCAGCGGGTGGTGAGGCCGCCGGTGCGCCCCACCGCCGCATCCGCAGCTTCGTGCTGCGGGCCGGACGCATGGGCACCGGGCAGCAGCGTGCCTTGGAGGAATTGGGGCCCCAATACCTGGTGCCCTATGCGGCCCAGCCTCTGGATGCGGTCGGGCTGTTCGGCCGCGATGCGCCGCTGATCGTCGAGATCGGCTTCGGCATGGGGCATGCCACCGCGCAGATCGCCGCGGCGCGCCGTGACACCGACTTTCTGGGCATCGAGGTGCATACGCCCGGCGTGGGCGCCTTGCTCAAGCGCATCGGCGAAGAAGGTTTGAGCAACCTGCGCATCGTCCAGCACGACGCGGTCGAGGTGCTGGAGCACATGATCGCCCCCGACTCCCTGGCCGGGGTGCACGTCTTTTTCCCGGACCCCTGGCACAAGAAGAAGCACAACAAGCGGCGCCTGATCCAGCCGCCTTTCGTGGCATTGCTGGCCTCGCGCCTGAAGCCGGGTGGCATCCTGCACTGCGCGACCGACTGGCAGCCTTATGCCGAGCAGATGCTCGAGGTGTTGGGCGGCGAGCCGCGGCTGCGCAACACCGCAGCGGGGTATGCACCCCGCCCGGACTATCGGCCGCTGACCAAGTTCGAGAACCGTGGTATCCGACTGGGTCACGGCGTGTGGGATCTGGTCTTCGAACGCCAAACAATCGCGTAA
- a CDS encoding alpha/beta hydrolase family protein: MSALADAQLNPNQTWPIPAAQIDAGTSASGVQALTGAATCDVHIAYVLYMTRDPKGEAATASTAVFVPSGTNAACTGSRPVVLYAHGTTTEKAFNMADIANNQEGSLTAAMFAAQGYIVVAPNYLGYDLSSLSYHPYLNAEAQAVDMVDGLRAAKSYLTASGLGTPSAQLFVTGYSEGGHVAMATQKVLERDYASEFTVTAAAPMSGPYNLTRFVTQILASPDYCTSLGSSDPNCAVNAGATLFTPLLLTSWQKSYGDVYSTPADAYQSAYAGFMETLLPSNSSVSDLIAAGKLPADSTFRKLYGTGGMINDSFRTAALTNANGGMLGAAATNSLLNWTPKAPMAMCYSAADPTVFAYNTTDAQTYFGTKGVAVPALDLRGNPATIAGTLGTAAATLAGAFQATYPAASSTVGTPGTEQDHADAAPFCAAFVRGYFANFAQ, from the coding sequence ATGTCTGCGCTGGCGGATGCCCAGCTCAACCCCAACCAGACATGGCCCATCCCTGCGGCCCAGATCGACGCCGGAACCTCGGCGTCCGGCGTTCAGGCGCTGACCGGTGCTGCGACCTGTGATGTGCACATCGCCTACGTGCTGTACATGACGCGTGACCCGAAGGGTGAGGCGGCCACCGCCTCCACCGCGGTGTTCGTGCCTTCCGGCACCAACGCGGCCTGCACGGGCTCTCGGCCGGTGGTGCTGTATGCGCACGGCACGACGACCGAGAAGGCCTTCAACATGGCCGACATCGCCAACAACCAGGAAGGCAGCCTGACCGCTGCCATGTTCGCCGCGCAAGGCTACATCGTCGTCGCACCGAACTACCTGGGGTACGACCTTTCCAGCCTGAGCTACCACCCCTACCTGAATGCCGAAGCGCAGGCGGTGGACATGGTGGACGGGCTGCGCGCGGCCAAGAGCTATCTGACGGCGTCCGGTCTGGGCACGCCCTCGGCCCAGCTGTTCGTGACCGGCTATTCGGAAGGTGGCCATGTGGCCATGGCCACCCAGAAGGTGCTCGAGCGCGACTATGCGAGCGAGTTCACCGTGACGGCTGCCGCACCGATGTCCGGCCCGTACAACCTGACCCGCTTCGTCACGCAGATCCTGGCCAGCCCGGACTACTGCACCAGCCTGGGTTCCTCGGACCCCAACTGCGCGGTGAACGCCGGCGCCACGCTCTTCACCCCGCTGCTGCTGACCAGCTGGCAAAAGTCCTATGGTGATGTCTACAGCACGCCTGCGGATGCCTACCAGTCGGCTTATGCCGGCTTCATGGAGACCCTGCTGCCCAGCAACAGTTCGGTGAGCGATCTGATCGCCGCCGGCAAGCTGCCGGCTGACAGCACCTTCCGCAAGCTGTACGGCACCGGCGGCATGATCAACGACAGCTTCCGCACTGCTGCACTGACCAACGCCAATGGCGGCATGCTGGGCGCCGCGGCCACCAACAGCCTGCTGAACTGGACGCCCAAGGCTCCGATGGCCATGTGCTACAGCGCTGCGGATCCGACCGTCTTCGCCTACAACACGACCGACGCCCAGACCTACTTCGGGACCAAGGGTGTGGCGGTGCCGGCGCTGGACCTGCGCGGCAATCCGGCCACCATCGCTGGCACGCTGGGTACTGCTGCCGCGACCCTGGCGGGCGCCTTCCAGGCGACCTACCCTGCCGCCTCCAGCACGGTGGGGACGCCGGGCACGGAGCAGGACCACGCCGACGCCGCACCGTTCTGCGCGGCCTTCGTCCGCGGCTACTTCGCGAACTTCGCCCAGTGA
- a CDS encoding OmpW/AlkL family protein, with amino-acid sequence MSHFDKKTSQALRLVAVAATLGLAGLTVHAEEESALKGWSVYLGGAYIHVNVAPNHFTTDTPTPVDVAQAEHGTTAGLAVDDKATVGFGVVYRFNPKWSAELALGIPPEHSVTGTDAIQSFGQVALVKQAPPSAFLNYHFDEVLPGFSPFVGLGVNYTKFTRTRSTQAGDAAAGGPTKIKLSPSWGLTGHVGGTYQIDNHWSVVGTVAYADVKSTVTNTTEANVGDGPMTVVRKDKLNFRPLVYTLSVGYAF; translated from the coding sequence ATGAGCCACTTCGATAAGAAAACCTCGCAAGCCCTGCGTCTGGTGGCGGTGGCCGCCACCCTGGGTCTGGCGGGTCTGACCGTCCATGCCGAAGAAGAGTCCGCCCTGAAGGGCTGGAGCGTCTACCTGGGCGGCGCCTACATCCATGTCAACGTCGCCCCCAACCACTTCACCACGGACACCCCCACACCGGTGGACGTGGCGCAGGCGGAGCACGGCACCACGGCTGGTCTGGCCGTCGATGACAAGGCGACCGTCGGCTTCGGCGTGGTGTACCGCTTCAACCCGAAGTGGAGCGCGGAGCTGGCCCTGGGCATTCCGCCCGAGCACAGCGTGACCGGCACGGACGCCATCCAGTCTTTCGGCCAGGTGGCGCTGGTCAAGCAGGCACCGCCCTCGGCGTTCCTGAACTACCACTTCGATGAAGTGCTGCCGGGCTTCTCGCCCTTTGTCGGCCTGGGTGTCAACTACACCAAGTTCACCCGTACCCGCAGCACCCAGGCTGGTGATGCGGCAGCAGGTGGCCCCACCAAGATCAAGCTGTCTCCTTCCTGGGGCCTGACCGGCCACGTGGGCGGCACCTATCAGATCGACAACCACTGGTCGGTGGTGGGCACGGTGGCCTATGCGGATGTGAAGAGCACGGTGACCAACACCACCGAAGCCAACGTTGGCGACGGTCCGATGACCGTGGTGCGCAAGGACAAGCTGAACTTCCGTCCCCTGGTCTACACCCTCTCGGTCGGTTACGCCTTCTGA
- a CDS encoding GGDEF domain-containing protein has translation MSTPYQVLLLSPGSPDLATSPFGPFVLHGCRTLDEAADALLAQTYDAVLLDLQSPGGAAALLNWSGLGRASLDSALLAVLQDPTPAHCVKLVQRGVRDILSPADLQPDVLGRCLRLAIERKQLDDTARRAYSIDLSTGLPNRQQLQEHMTHLLALREREPAAMALIALQLEGMAAVEASMGAEAANVLRRKLAVRLRASLRASDVVASLGGDLFCVLLAWIDAQEDAERVARKLLQTVSQPYLVAGQTLPLSARLGVAQYPAHGKEARALLSRALGQVSGDGISRQLRGAAANDEVPPAAD, from the coding sequence ATGAGCACGCCTTACCAAGTCCTTCTCCTCAGTCCGGGTTCCCCGGATCTGGCGACATCTCCCTTCGGTCCATTCGTGCTGCATGGTTGCCGCACCCTGGACGAGGCGGCTGATGCCCTGCTGGCGCAAACCTACGATGCGGTGCTGCTCGACCTGCAGTCACCCGGCGGTGCCGCCGCACTGCTGAACTGGTCCGGCCTGGGACGTGCGTCGCTCGACAGCGCGTTGCTGGCGGTGCTGCAGGATCCGACGCCCGCCCACTGTGTGAAGCTGGTCCAACGCGGCGTCCGGGACATCCTGTCTCCTGCAGATCTGCAGCCCGATGTGCTGGGGCGTTGTCTGCGCCTGGCCATCGAGCGCAAGCAGTTGGACGACACGGCACGCCGCGCCTACAGCATCGATTTGTCCACCGGCCTGCCCAACAGGCAGCAATTGCAGGAGCACATGACGCACCTGCTGGCGCTGCGTGAGCGCGAGCCAGCCGCCATGGCCTTGATCGCCCTGCAACTGGAGGGCATGGCGGCGGTGGAAGCCTCGATGGGAGCCGAGGCCGCCAACGTGCTGCGTCGCAAGCTGGCGGTGCGCCTGCGGGCGTCGCTGCGCGCCAGTGATGTGGTGGCCTCGCTGGGAGGCGACCTGTTCTGCGTGCTGCTGGCCTGGATCGATGCCCAGGAGGACGCCGAGCGGGTGGCCCGCAAGCTGCTGCAGACGGTCAGCCAGCCCTATCTGGTGGCAGGGCAGACGCTGCCGCTGTCGGCGCGCCTGGGGGTGGCCCAGTACCCGGCCCATGGCAAAGAGGCCCGCGCTCTGCTGAGCCGGGCCCTGGGGCAGGTCTCGGGGGACGGCATCAGCCGCCAGCTCCGAGGGGCGGCGGCCAACGACGAAGTGCCGCCGGCCGCCGACTGA
- a CDS encoding NAD-dependent succinate-semialdehyde dehydrogenase yields the protein MDSSTSPLALLKDPSLLKTDALINGEWVGANSRFEVTDPATGQKLADVANHGPESAHHAIVAANKAWPIWRAKTAKERATILMKWFQLMQANADDLARLMTAEQGKPLAEAKGEVGYGASFLEWFAEEGKRVYGETIPTTDNNKRYLVIKQPIGVCAAITPWNFPIAMITRKVAPALAAGCPVVIKPAEQTPLSALAVAELAQRAGMPAGVLNILTADGANSIEIGKVLCSSDVVRHLSFTGSTEVGRILAAQCASTVKKVSLELGGNAPFIVFDDADLDSAVEGAMVSKYRNAGQTCVCANRFYVQDAVYDTFVEKLAEKARAMKTGSGFEAGVTQGPLIDDAAVAKVERHVADALDKGATLVAGGERLGDRFYTPTVLANVTGDMLCAKEETFGPVAPIFRFKDEAEVVELANATEFGLASYFYSRDIGRIFRVGEALEYGMVGINTGLISTAEVPFGGIKQSGLGREGAHQGMEDYVEVKYLCLGDIQK from the coding sequence ATGGATTCGTCCACCTCCCCGCTGGCCCTGCTGAAGGACCCCAGCCTGCTGAAGACCGACGCGCTGATCAACGGCGAATGGGTCGGCGCCAACAGCCGCTTCGAGGTCACCGACCCGGCCACCGGGCAGAAGCTGGCCGACGTGGCCAACCATGGCCCGGAATCGGCCCACCACGCCATCGTGGCCGCCAACAAGGCCTGGCCGATCTGGCGCGCCAAGACCGCCAAGGAACGCGCCACGATCCTGATGAAGTGGTTCCAGCTGATGCAGGCCAACGCCGATGACCTGGCCCGGCTGATGACCGCCGAGCAAGGCAAGCCGCTGGCCGAGGCCAAGGGCGAAGTGGGCTATGGCGCCAGCTTCCTGGAATGGTTTGCCGAGGAAGGCAAGCGCGTCTATGGCGAGACCATCCCGACCACCGACAACAACAAGCGCTACCTGGTCATCAAGCAGCCCATCGGTGTCTGCGCGGCCATCACGCCCTGGAACTTCCCGATCGCGATGATCACCCGCAAAGTGGCCCCGGCCCTGGCGGCGGGCTGCCCGGTGGTCATCAAACCGGCCGAGCAGACCCCGCTGTCCGCCCTGGCGGTGGCCGAACTGGCCCAGCGCGCCGGCATGCCCGCAGGCGTGCTGAACATCCTGACCGCCGACGGCGCCAACTCGATCGAGATCGGCAAGGTGCTGTGCAGCTCCGATGTGGTGCGCCACCTGTCCTTCACCGGCTCCACCGAGGTCGGCCGCATCCTGGCGGCCCAGTGCGCCTCGACGGTCAAGAAGGTCTCGTTGGAGCTGGGCGGCAACGCCCCCTTCATCGTGTTCGACGACGCCGACCTGGACAGCGCCGTGGAAGGCGCGATGGTCAGCAAGTACCGCAACGCCGGCCAGACCTGCGTGTGTGCCAACCGCTTCTATGTGCAGGACGCCGTGTACGACACCTTCGTCGAGAAGCTGGCCGAAAAGGCCCGCGCGATGAAGACCGGCAGCGGCTTCGAGGCCGGCGTGACCCAGGGCCCGCTGATCGACGATGCCGCCGTGGCCAAGGTGGAGCGCCACGTGGCCGACGCCCTGGACAAGGGCGCCACCCTGGTGGCCGGCGGCGAGCGCCTGGGCGACCGCTTCTACACCCCGACCGTGCTGGCCAATGTGACCGGCGACATGCTGTGCGCCAAGGAAGAGACCTTCGGCCCGGTGGCCCCGATCTTCCGCTTCAAGGACGAGGCCGAGGTGGTGGAGTTGGCCAATGCGACCGAGTTCGGTCTGGCCAGCTACTTCTACAGCCGCGACATCGGCCGCATCTTCCGTGTGGGCGAGGCGCTGGAGTACGGCATGGTGGGCATCAACACCGGCCTGATCTCCACCGCAGAGGTGCCGTTCGGCGGCATCAAGCAGTCCGGCCTGGGCCGCGAAGGCGCCCACCAGGGCATGGAAGACTATGTGGAGGTCAAGTACCTCTGCCTGGGCGACATCCAGAAGTGA
- the speB gene encoding agmatinase, with protein MSDRVHHQPLGGNAMPRFGGLASMMRLPVVDSPAGLDAAFIGVPLDIGTSNRSGARMGPRQIRAESALLRPYNMATGAAPFDTLQVADLGDVPVNTYSLEKSVELITGFYRPVLAAGCVPLTLGGDHTIALPILRAVAERHDPVALVHVDAHADVNDTMFGERIAHGTPFRRAVEEGLLQGDKVWQIGLRGTGYAADDFDWPRQQGFTVVPAHEVWYQSLAPLMARVRAAIGDTPCYLSFDIDGIDPAYAGGTGTPEIGGLSVPQALEIIRGCRGLNLVGADLVEVAPPYDPTGNTALLGANLLYEMLCVLPGVAYR; from the coding sequence ATGAGCGACCGTGTCCATCACCAGCCCCTGGGCGGCAATGCCATGCCGCGCTTTGGCGGCCTGGCCAGCATGATGCGGCTGCCGGTGGTGGACAGCCCGGCGGGCCTGGACGCCGCCTTCATCGGCGTGCCGCTGGACATAGGCACCTCCAACCGGTCCGGTGCCCGCATGGGCCCGCGGCAGATCCGCGCCGAATCGGCCCTGCTGCGGCCCTACAACATGGCCACCGGCGCGGCCCCCTTCGACACCCTGCAGGTGGCCGACCTGGGGGACGTGCCGGTCAACACCTACTCTCTGGAAAAATCGGTCGAGCTCATCACCGGCTTCTACCGTCCGGTGCTGGCCGCCGGCTGCGTGCCGCTGACGCTGGGCGGCGACCACACCATCGCCCTGCCCATCCTGCGCGCCGTCGCCGAGCGCCATGACCCGGTGGCCCTGGTGCATGTGGACGCCCATGCCGATGTCAACGACACCATGTTCGGCGAGCGCATCGCCCACGGCACGCCCTTCCGCCGAGCGGTGGAGGAAGGCTTGCTGCAGGGGGACAAGGTCTGGCAGATCGGCCTGCGGGGCACGGGCTACGCGGCCGACGACTTCGACTGGCCGCGTCAGCAGGGCTTCACCGTGGTGCCGGCGCACGAGGTCTGGTACCAGTCGCTTGCGCCGCTGATGGCCCGGGTGCGCGCCGCCATCGGCGACACCCCCTGCTACCTCAGTTTCGACATCGACGGCATCGACCCGGCCTATGCCGGCGGCACCGGCACGCCGGAGATCGGCGGCCTGAGCGTTCCGCAGGCGCTGGAGATCATCCGGGGCTGCCGTGGCCTGAATCTGGTGGGTGCCGATCTGGTCGAGGTGGCCCCGCCCTACGACCCGACCGGCAACACCGCCCTGCTGGGCGCCAACCTGCTGTACGAGATGCTGTGCGTGCTGCCCGGCGTGGCCTACCGCTGA